The DNA region atagatagatagatagatagatagatagatagatagatagatgaggtGTTTCAGTAGTATAGAGGTAAATGCAGAAAGTAAAGTGTTGCTCTAGACCGCCCCCTGCTGTATATACCCTCACAACACAACACGTGTGTGTCTGTGGTGCTGCCTTCACCTTGATTCAGACAGACAGTTTATATCACTCCTGTGAACATCACAAGAGGCAACATATGTGTGATAATACAGTGTATAAATGCCAAAGTCCTCCGTCGGCATACATGAGTAATAGTTAAAGATGAATTAATATGAAATCTGTATGCTGTATATTCATGAGATATTAAATGTTTATGACTACAAGTCTAGAATTAAACATATGAAACTGTGTTTGATCAGAGGTTTTCCTAAAACTTCCCAATGAGAAATAAAACTCATAGGCTATTTGCCTAAAATGAATGATTCTGACAGCAAAGCTCAGTTTGGTCGTGGAAGACTCTTATGAGGATCCTTTTAGTTCAATATCAGATTTATCAAttttaaatacatgcaaaatatgttTCATATGATATAAAGAGATTTAATTTCCGATCTTTTCAGTGCGTTTTCTTGCCACATGGTACTCCACAGTGTTCCCCAGGAATGTTCTCAGAACTCTGACTAACGAACATTCTTCCATTAGTGTTAATAGAACGCGTGTGGAATGTTATctggttttaaatgttttcaaaacattgttaaaaatgtTAGCTCGAAAACGTTTTCTTGTTCAGTGCGCCGTGGTGcacatcaaaaaaagaaaaaaatgttttactgtggtatcattttcaaaaatgtaacatgCTATTTTTAGTTCTGATGGTGGTCAATCCTTTTTCATACACTGCATCACTATGCTTTGATTTTCAAATTATGTCTTAAACTAACATTTTATGAGTTTTTCAGTgagttgttgaacaggtgctgaGTTTGCAAGAAGATGTTGATCGAATATAACATTTGactttatattataaaaagtCATGTGCTCCACAGATTACAATGACGTAAAAATAAATTCCCCAAAACATTTTTCTTCTCAGTCCCAGGGGGATAAACACAGACTAAAGTCATTAGAGCTGATTTAAGTTTTAGGACAAGCGCTCGGATTAACATCCTGCCCACGTCACAATGCAAACCCTGCTGGGCGCGCGCTGATTGGACAGACGCTTCTTTCAGAGTTCTGCTCATAGACTGCTGGAGATACAGGCGAACTGACTCCTGGATCCCGAACCGAGCCCGAGCGCTCGCGCTTTCCGTGGAGCATCTGCGTGGAACATGGCGGAGCTGAGCGCAGTCCGACACGAACTTGTGAGTATTGTCATAATAAAGAGTGACCGCGGAACTAGTTCGTCAGCAATGAGAGTCAGACTAGAGAATTCACACGCATTgatgttttaaagaaatttacaCATTCAGATAACAtgcattatttacttaccctcgtGTCCTTCCAAACATGAACACTTTTTtaggattttctttcttttttttttttttacagtgtaagtgAATGGGACTGGAGCTGTCAAGACAGATGTGCTATATTATCTTATGAAGCCAGACAATAGTTTTGTGTGAGGAGAAAATGTTTGCTTCAATTTGTTGTCAAATATAATTTGGATGTCTTGATAGTTTCAATGATTTAGGTTCTAAAGACTTTATTTCATATGGAGTATGTTTAGGATATTTTTATGGTTCTTTTAGTCCTATGAGGGCTTGACAGCTCCAGTCCTCATTCACTTTTAATTGTGTTTAAAAGAAGACAGCTTGTATATTGTGCATTTGTATGTTCCCTtagtgaatgaatcagtgtttccaTCTGTTCAGTGCTGTGTATCTGTCtgtaatttgcatgttttttgcACAAACGGCCGTCTCTTAACTTCCTGGTTGTGCTTTATCCACCACAGAGAACCAGAAATCTGAGCGGTTCTTTTGAGGAGCCTCAGTGTATGTCACCACAGAAAGATGAGCAGCAGACACTGGTAATGACCTGACAGATGTGGATCTGTCTATATGTCCAGGCTGTGTTGTCTCACGTCGCTGTGCTGTGTTTGACAGGCCGTGCCGTTCTGTGGCAGCATCCGCGGAGGACTGAGACCGGGGAAGAAAATCACGGTCATGGGCGTCGTGAATGCAGATCCGGACAGGTACAGTAGCTtatgtcaacacacacacacacacacaagtgcaggACACACCCTGAGATACACAGCTGTCATGTGCTTCATATTATCTGTATAAGTTAAATGACCAAAGCTAGCTAGTTTACAGAAAACTTCTAGACGATGAGCTCCTGTATTCGGTTGTTTAGGTTGATTCAGCTGCTGATTTAAACTCAGTGTTGGAtgttccttctctctctctctctctctctcatctctctctctctctctctctctctccggggCAGGTTTGACATCAGTCTGACGTGCGGCTGTGGGGACGTGGCTCTGGATATGTGCGTGCGGTTCGACGACCGGGAGGTTTCACGAAACGCCTGTGTTTCTGAAAGCTGGGGCGAGGAGGAGAGGTCAATACCGTACTTCCCCTTCATCGCAGAGCAGCCTTTCAGGGTCAGTGTCCTCATCTGAATTCAGCTGAATGACCTCATGTTTTGTGTCGGGATGCATATTTGCAAAACTGAACGATTGGCTGTCTACTAAATAGTTGACTTGTTGGTGTTTTTGAAGGCTTGTTAACcccataaacatataaaataatagacAGAAAAAGTGGTATCACTTTAGTTTAgtgaccagttctcactattaactagttgcttattagcatgactattattaattacatttgctgttattatttattatctggATAATCAAGTATGTGTAAAGAGAAGTTACTTTAGCCCAGTAAGAGTTGGCAATAagaatataaaagttattctcatgtttactttataaaaatcattaaagatttCAGAGCAATTAGACAAGTGAAGCACAAGCCGTTTTATACTTGTACTAAAAGGCATTTAACGCCCAAAAgtctaaactatcaatcagacggTAGAAGACATGTAGTAGATTATATGCAGCTGATTTAACAGCAAGGTTTTGATCATGTTTATCACTTAGAGACCTTTGTGCATCAAATATGACACAGCAGGCTTTATGGGGTTAATGGAGGATGGTTTAGGGTCATGCTGACCGCAACACCAAGATcttgggttcgattcccagcaaaTGCATGAATTGATTAAATGTAAGtcaattgctttggataaaagcgtatgcCTAATTGCATAAGAGTAAATATTTAGAGTGACTGATGAATATGCAAAAgataaatagtctaaataactGTTTATTGCATGAAACTCTCCTAGTCCTTATAAAACAGCAGGAACATGAACATGCAATTAGAAGCTGTATGTGACATGTTCTTGTTGTTTGTTCAGGTTGAGATTCACTGTGATCACCCGCGCTTCCGCGTGCTCGTGGACGGCCATCAGCTCTTTGACTTCTACCACCGCGTGACGCCGCTGACGGCCATCGACACCATCCAGATCAGCGGCAGTCTGACCATCACCAAGCTCAACTGAAGACTCCTCGAGTCTGTTCTGGGTGCTAAAGACTGTCTGTGATGCTGAAGGACGCTCCACAATCATCTAGAACTGATGCACTTCGAGCTATAAGGAGGCATTCGTTTTGATGAGCATCACAATTCTCAGTAGCATTTTAGcagaagtcaacatgaaatgccaTTCGCATCcgatttagtttgttttttctgAGTGCAAAGGGATATTCAAATAGGGTGGGACTTGATTTTGATGAATATCTGTAGTCCATCTCATAAGTTCACATCATCCTGGACTCAACTGGactttccattggcttttggattattgcagaaaaaaaagctctgtgACTAAGATTTTTACTCATTTTGTTAATCTTCACAATCAATTTTGAATCCTGAACACAATCaccaaaagtaaaaaagaaatgtaaacaaattacgAGATCGTGTAACTTCAACATCACCATCagcttatttaaaaactgaactgaaCGTTTTCGCTGAACGTTTGAGTTTGAATAGTGCACGAGCATGATTATAATCACAATGAGGCCGTGACAGCGCCTAGTGAGTAGATGAGTTGAACCTCTGCGGTTAAATGTGTTACTTGTTAGCAATTgtgataaaatgtgaaaatattgtgAGCTTGTGTTCACCACAGAGATTATTTCAGgaatttagggttagggttacccAAAACCCATTCAGAAAAACCAGCCCGGGACTTCAGTGCTGAAATGCCACTTTCAACATTTCATAGTTTTGGACTACAGAAatagtaattatatattattatttataataaattaatttcaaaggtaaaacacaaaatattgatatattaaaataaatatatgtaaatatatttatatgtaaaatgttacatatatgaaaaaatcatattaaatataagacCAAGAGCATGCATTCAGAAAGTAAAGGGGTCCATCTGCATTCCGTGTTGACTTTATGGCATTAAAGTGGAGATGACAAATGTAAGATGAATGTTGCATGAGGCCAGATACAGATGCTGAACTAATAATGTAAAGATTCAGTGAATAGTGATATATGAACGTACTGCCTGAATGTGTAACTCTACAGCTAATGTACTCCAGTGGAAACCCCAAAGAGGTTTGTTTATTTCCTAAATACGTGAATAGaacataaaaattacatcaatagtGATCTTAACACTGTATTTGCACTGACAAGCAGTTAAACACACTGTTGAGCCGCTGATGATGTGAACTTCATTTAGGTGCTTTGGTTACTTGAGACCAGCAGAAATCAGGGGTAAAAATCATTGCATTCCAGTGCTTTCTGTGTATTTATTGTCTCTGAGCACACGGTGTGTCACATCAGCCTCTTGATTGTACACACATTGTTTCTAATTAATAAAGGCTTCTAATGAATGAAATGGTATTGTAAGTGATGATATTAGCAGGGCCAAGTTATCTTGAAGAGTATTTTGGTGtatacagaaatatatttcaaatgtgcaAATGACTGATGTGCTGCACTCCTGTTACTAAACGTTCTCATCCCTTCTGAAGAGTTTAATTTGAGCGTTCATGGAAGAGTCTTCCTGCATATTGTGCTGATAAACTCCTGCCTTCGGCTTTCCTGTTGGCTTTCTTATCTCTGCTCTGCTTCCTGATGATTATGTCTATTATAGTAGAGCTCCTTCTCAGCTGTGCTGCAGTATGTTATAATGACTGTATTATGCCTTGGTACTTGCTAAGGCTCTGCTTGATTTGGGCCGGTAAGCAAAAACTTAGAAaaagttcattaaaataaaaatttactaaataaattaaattataattataattataaagagATAGATATGCTAAACAATAgatagataataaaatacaaataatacatataGCAATACAGTTCTAGTGAGTAGCAAAGCTCAATGTAACTTAATAAAAActctatatttttctatttatatgttttacaattttataatataaaattttacagtataaatgGGGCATTTAGGCTAAGCAGTGTAAAAAGGTagattaaaatgtacaaaaaatgctttaaatgtagattaaaataataaataaatagataaatgtaaataataaacagtagaat from Carassius auratus strain Wakin unplaced genomic scaffold, ASM336829v1 scaf_tig00016366, whole genome shotgun sequence includes:
- the LOC113075108 gene encoding galectin-related protein-like — translated: MAELSAVRHELRTRNLSGSFEEPQCMSPQKDEQQTLAVPFCGSIRGGLRPGKKITVMGVVNADPDRFDISLTCGCGDVALDMCVRFDDREVSRNACVSESWGEEERSIPYFPFIAEQPFRVEIHCDHPRFRVLVDGHQLFDFYHRVTPLTAIDTIQISGSLTITKLN